AACGGCAATAGCGCCATTCTGTTTATTCACGGTTTTTCAGGAGATGCCGAAAATACCTTTTCCGAAGCCCCAATGTTGCTAATGAACAATAAGGCTTTTGATGGGTGGGATATGTTTCCGTTAGGTTACAGCAGCAATATTGTTCCCGAAATGGGCAAGAATATTTGGGCCTGTGCGAGCGATATTAAGCATAATTCAGATTATTTGTGTTCTTCGATTAAAAATAAGTTTTCAAAATACAAACGCATTGCCATAATTGCGCACGATTTGGGTGGCATTGTAGCCCAACAAGCACTAATTGCTTTAGATCCCGCAGATCTTGAAAGAATAAGCCACGTTTTATTTTTTGCTACCCCCAGTAACGGCCTCCCGGAACTTGCGCTCAAAGACTTTTTTACCTACGCCAATGACGAAAAGGAGTTAAAGGAGGGAAGTGTCTATATAAAAAATTTGCGGGAGCGATGGAATAAAGCTTTTAAACACGGCTATCCCTTCACCTTTAAAACAATTGCGGGCAGCAAGGATGAATATGTACCATTAAGCTCAAGTTTGGCGCCCTTTAACAAAAAATATCACGAGTTAATTGAAGGCAGTCATTTTTCGATAGTACAAGTTGAAAATGAAGCCGATGACGGGTATCAGGCTATTTTAAAAACCTTAACCGATAAAAGTTTTCTGAACAAATTCTCCAATAAAGAAGAAATTAACATTGCTTTGGGCGAATATAAAGCAGTAATAAATTCACTGCTTCCGAAGATAAAAACGCTGGATGGTAAAGGAGTAGAGCGATTAATATACGCACTGGAAGGCGCGGGTAGGGAGGAAGAGGCCGTAAAAATTTTGGAAGCACACCCGTTGGCAAAAAACAACTCAAATTTATTGGGAATACTGGGCGGCAGGTACAAACGGCAATATTTAAAAACGTTTACCGCCCACGATTTATCGATGACATATAAATATTACAACGGTGCTTTAAAAATAGCCGAAGCTAAAAACGATTATTCACAAATTTATTATCACGCTATAAATTTGGCTTTTGTAAGTTTAATGAAAGGCGAGAGGCCCGAAATGACGGTATTTGCCAATAAAGCCTATGAGGCAACCATACTGGATCCGTTCCCCAGTCTCTGGAAGTTTGCCACCGTGGGCGAAGCGTATCTGTATAAAGGAGAATTTGAAAATTCGAAGAACAACTATGCAAAAGCCGCAGCAATGGCTGGATTACGCGAAAAACTGTCAATTTATACCAATGCGTATAACGCGTACACTAACTTAATGCAAACCGATAATCCCAAAGATGTGTTTGTCAAATTCCTAAGAATGAATTTTTTATCGTAATTTAATGGCAAAATTAAACTTAATGTTGAAGTTTACCCAAAACAAGACCCCAAAGCTGAATTTCAAAAAAGCACTTAAAAAGCCTATACCCGTAAAATGTGTTCAGATAGACGAGCCATTTGAGGTAGAAACTATGGAAGGTGTAATGAAAGGCAAAGCTGGAGATTGGCTAATGATAGGCGTTAACGACGAAAAATACGTCTGCGATGCTTCCATATTTAAAAAAACCTACGAGCTAATGAAATAAAATCAGTTTAATGTAAAACCCGTAAGCCATGAGTGGAAAAAGAATTTTTATCAGTTATTCCAGGCGAGATATAGATTATGTAAAATCGTTAGTAGAAGCGTTGCGCTCGCAAGGCTTTGAAGTTTGGTTTGACAAAAATATTATGACGGGCAACGATTGGGACGATACCATAGAAGAAGAAATAAAAAAGGCAGATGCGCTGGTGCTAATTCTGTCTAAAACTTCGGTATCTTCAGATCCTGTAAAAGATGAAATGTCCTACGCATTAAGCTTAGGAAAGAGTTTAAACCCTATAAAAATAGAGGAGTGCGACGTTCCCATGCGCTTGGCACGAAAACAATTTATAGACTTTGAAGCACTTGGTCACGAATTGGGTTTTGAGAGATTGGTAAAAGATTTAACCCTTCAACTAACCGATAAGCCAAAAGAGAAAGTAACCGTACAAAAAGGTACATTTAAACCCCCGGTGAAACAGCAACAACGCCCCCAAAATTATACGGCAAGACGGCCAAAATCTAACAATAATTCATTGATTATTGGTGGGATAATAATTGGTGGAGGCGCAGTGGTTATTTTGATAGTTTTTCTTATAGTAGTTTCGTTACAGTCAGATTATTCAGAAGATTACGACACATACGACAACACAGACTCTTTTGTAGATTACAATGTTCCCCAACAAACGGGAACAATAGAAGATCAAGATTGGAATACTACTTTAAACAGCAATAACTTAGACGGGTATTTAGCCTTTTTATATACCTATGGAAGGACTAGTAAATATTACGATCAAGCTTATGAAATAATTAACCAAATGTTGCCAAAATCGGCTACGGTCTGGTACGGCGTACAAGGAGGTAATTACAACTTTACGAAATATTTATTCTATGATGGCGACAATTCTACACCGCCACAATACGACGATATAATTACCCCAATCTATAAAAGCGAACTCTATGAGGGCGAAAACTTTGTACGCAATGGAAATTATGTGCAACCGGGCCAGCGATTATTGGTTTACGACACTTGGGTAGATGCCAATTACAATATTTGGGCAAGGATTCGGTATAATTAGTGATTTTGCTTCTTAAAATACTTTTTATAGTACAAAGGGAGGAGGCATAAAGTAATAGCATAATATAGGAGTATATTATGGCTTATCGGTTATTCTATTTTACATAATATAAATTATAGGACAAATTATGACTTTAATTTGCCTAATTAAAAACTACAACAAGTTATCGCTACATTCTCCCAAAATCCACATTTAATAATCCGAGTTATTCTAATTGCAGATTTTGCTCATAATCCATTTGCTGACTCAATACCCTAATTATAAAAATTTCGTCTAACGACTTGAAATAAAAAATGGTATGTGATTTAAAACTGAATCTTTTTAAATTATCTATAAATTCAGAAGCATCTCGACCTAAATTTACATTTCGGCCTAGAAGTTTAAAAGTTTCTTGCATCTCGAAAAAATACTTCTGAGCTTGAATAAGTCCAAATTTACTTATCCCAAATTCATACATAATTTCTAAATCAAACTCAGCTTTACTCGAAAGTTTATAAACGCCCATCCTTTTTCATACGAGTTTCAACATCCTTCATTATTTCTGGAAGCGTTTTGTTACCCACACCACTATCCAAACCTTCAATAAGTTTAGACTTTAACGCAAGGAAGTCAACACTTTTAGCTTGATCTTGCCTTACTAGATTGCGTATGTATTCGCTATCATTAGTAAATTCTCCCGCTTGGATTTGAGCTTTAATCCATTCATCCTGTTGTTGAGTAAGTGTAATTGTTTTCCGAATTGTTGCCATTGAATAGATTTTTAAAACGTCATACTATTGGTGTAATATAGTGAATAAAATTGAATTTTGAAATTATATTCCACCACACACAGTTTTCTACCAGGTCCCTGTCCTTGCAAAAATGAGTGTTTACTTTAATAATTTAAATAGGTACTCGTGAATCTCTCCCGAAGCCTCGGGATCAATTTCATTACATCCTAAAAGAAATTTTGGAAATGACAACTTTTTGAAAAAGCAGTCTATTTTACTATTGCTATTTTATAACAATTAGTGAGTCCCATTTAATTTAATAATTAGGCGTTTACTCTTTGCATTAGTAACATTTTCATTTAAATGGTTTAATTCCGTTAGTTTTTCTTTTAGAATTAAATTTTTTAAAATTGTGTAATTAGATTGTATTTTAAGTTGGTTGTCTTTACTCTGCACTAACTCAAAAAAATATTCACCTAAATCATTTTTAAAATCTATTTTTCCATTTTCCAGTCCTAACACCTCAATTTTACAGGGAAAGTTTAGATAGAATGTAAAATAATCGGAGTAATTATAATCCAGATAGTAATTTAATTCAGAAGTACCCACCGTTTTCTCCAACTGAAAATGCTGAATAAGTTTATCAATAGAAACACTAACCAAACTATCATTAACAAAGGTAATAGCATTATTTAATGTGCCCTCCCCGCTCATAATATTAACAAATGGTTTATAGCCTTTTTGCAACCTATTAGTAACAGTATCTATCTGAATGGTGTTGTTTTCGCCTTCAAATTCAGATAGTGTACTATAGAAATTGCTTACCTCCTCATCCATACTCAACATACTGTAAAAACTCCGCATTTCGGTTGACATACCACCCGAAATCTCGAGCCTATACCTAAAGGTGGTTTTCTTTTTTTCAATATCTACATTGCCAGAAAATGACTGATTTATATAATTGTAATTTGAATCCATCCCAGGTAGATTAATTGTTGCAACAGACACGGAGTCAACCCTAGCCAATTGTAAATCACGATCAATAAATACAGCTTTTTTCTTTTTATTATCTGCCGCATTCGGTTTAACCAAAACTGCCTTCGTACTGTATAATGACGTAGGAATTTCATCAATTAAATACATGTATAACTCGTTATGTGGATAAAGTAATTGCATATCACCTTCGGCATTTTTAAAAGCAAAA
This region of Aequorivita marisscotiae genomic DNA includes:
- a CDS encoding caspase family protein, whose product is MAKLRNAHALLIGVGKDLPESATDAKAIYNILASKEYGGYFKKNINLLTNKKATRKNILDAFEKLSQITDENSSVLIYYSGHGGTYSDNTFIKDEALKKPEIQNQKYFHLCPNDYDPNNYKTTWVKAEEIKDKIQQLKSRRLIFFLDCCHAAGMTAGVSSFGARPQLTNADGLAQNLDDGRGMTIVSACRANQLSYIMEGDENSLFTKCMLEVLKGENKQEDDEPLVRIFEVVQYLFKKVPQVHPEQNPYANLQIFEDFVVSFASNSIKNKTEITKTKALENSPKITTKEPVTKFRETKNGNSAILFIHGFSGDAENTFSEAPMLLMNNKAFDGWDMFPLGYSSNIVPEMGKNIWACASDIKHNSDYLCSSIKNKFSKYKRIAIIAHDLGGIVAQQALIALDPADLERISHVLFFATPSNGLPELALKDFFTYANDEKELKEGSVYIKNLRERWNKAFKHGYPFTFKTIAGSKDEYVPLSSSLAPFNKKYHELIEGSHFSIVQVENEADDGYQAILKTLTDKSFLNKFSNKEEINIALGEYKAVINSLLPKIKTLDGKGVERLIYALEGAGREEEAVKILEAHPLAKNNSNLLGILGGRYKRQYLKTFTAHDLSMTYKYYNGALKIAEAKNDYSQIYYHAINLAFVSLMKGERPEMTVFANKAYEATILDPFPSLWKFATVGEAYLYKGEFENSKNNYAKAAAMAGLREKLSIYTNAYNAYTNLMQTDNPKDVFVKFLRMNFLS
- a CDS encoding toll/interleukin-1 receptor domain-containing protein, with product MSGKRIFISYSRRDIDYVKSLVEALRSQGFEVWFDKNIMTGNDWDDTIEEEIKKADALVLILSKTSVSSDPVKDEMSYALSLGKSLNPIKIEECDVPMRLARKQFIDFEALGHELGFERLVKDLTLQLTDKPKEKVTVQKGTFKPPVKQQQRPQNYTARRPKSNNNSLIIGGIIIGGGAVVILIVFLIVVSLQSDYSEDYDTYDNTDSFVDYNVPQQTGTIEDQDWNTTLNSNNLDGYLAFLYTYGRTSKYYDQAYEIINQMLPKSATVWYGVQGGNYNFTKYLFYDGDNSTPPQYDDIITPIYKSELYEGENFVRNGNYVQPGQRLLVYDTWVDANYNIWARIRYN
- a CDS encoding type II toxin-antitoxin system RelE/ParE family toxin → MGVYKLSSKAEFDLEIMYEFGISKFGLIQAQKYFFEMQETFKLLGRNVNLGRDASEFIDNLKRFSFKSHTIFYFKSLDEIFIIRVLSQQMDYEQNLQLE
- a CDS encoding type II toxin-antitoxin system ParD family antitoxin, which encodes MATIRKTITLTQQQDEWIKAQIQAGEFTNDSEYIRNLVRQDQAKSVDFLALKSKLIEGLDSGVGNKTLPEIMKDVETRMKKDGRL